CGCCTGGCGATCTACAAGGAAAAGACGCTGGCGCTGAAGGCCAAGATCAAGTCGGCGCTGATGTACCCGATCTCGATCCTGGCGATCGCCTTCATCGTCACCGCCGTGATCATGATCTGGGTGGTGCCGGCCTTCAAGGAAGTGTTCACCAGCTTCGGCGCCGACCTGCCCGCCCCGACCCTGATCGTGATGGGCATCTCCGACTTCGTCGTCAAGTGGTGGTACCTGATCTTCGGCTCGCTGTTCGGCAGCCTGTACTTCTTCTTCCAGGCCTGGCGCCGCTCGCCCAACATGCAGGCCGCGATGGACCGCCTGCTGCTGCGCCTGCCGGTGTTCGGCGGCGTGATCCGCAAGGCCACCATCGCCCGCTGGACCCGTACCCTGGCCACCATGTTCGCCGCCGGCGTGCCGCTGGTCGAAGCGCTGGATTCGGTCGGCGGCGCCTCCGGCAACGCGGTCTACGTCGACGCCACCAGGCGCATCCAGACCGAAGTGAGCACCGGCACCAGCCTGACCGTGGCGATGCAGAATGCCAATGTATTTCCGAACATGGTGACGCAGATGGTGTCGATCGGCGAGGAATCGGGCGCGCTGGACGGGATGCTGGGCAAGGTGGCCGATTTTTATGAAGAGGAAGTCGACGAGGCGGTGGCGGCCTTGTCGTCGCTGATGGAGCCGATGATCATGGTGATCCTCGGGGTGCTGATCGGCGGGCTGGTGATTGCGATGTATTTGCCGATCTTTAAATTGGGATCGGTGGTGTGAGAATGCGCGTCCATTCGCCTGAAGGCAAAGCGACGCGCACTTTCAGGCTTGCGATTTAGCGCATGCCGCCACTGCTCACGAAATGCTCACGGGCGTAGGCCAGCAACTGGCCTTCCGACGGGTGATCGACGGTTTCGACGGCCTTGATCTTGGCGGCGATCGCCGGCATTTTCTCGGTCAGATAGGTAACGAACACTTTCTTTTCTTCCGAAGGACCGACCACCAGGATCTGCTGGCTGTCCGTCAATGCGTTCGCGATATCCTTGTGAAACAGTGTGTTGTCGTCGCCATTCACATGGTTGTCGCCATGCTTCTGATGCGGATGCGGATGGCTCGAATGCGTCTTGAACGATTCGGTATCCGACGCATCCTTGTCGAAATGGATGACTTGGGCTTTGGTGTGGTCGAGCCAGACGATGGTGTTGTTGAATGCCATGGTAAGTTTCCTGATGAAGTTGTCAATAAATTACTGAAACAGACAGTGGCATCAGATTAAAGCAAGCCACGCCCTGTGTGAGTACGGTGACGCACCAAGCACGAGCGGAAAGCGCGAGCGGGAACACAGTCGATGCAAGCAGCGCCTCAGTGGCGCTTGTAGCGCAGCCAGACGGCGCCGCCTTCCTGCACATCGGCCGAGGCCAAGGTCAGGTAGCTCGGCCTGGTCCACGCCTCCTTGGCGATTTCGAACGATGACGGGTGCTCGCCGCGCCCGTCGACCAGCGGCAGGATCAGCACGCTGACCTCGTCGACCAGGCCGGCATTCACGAACGAGCCGCTCACGTGGGGGCCGCCTTCGACCACCAGGCGCTTCGTGCCGAGTTCGTCGGACAGGATCTGCAGCACCAGCGCCAGGTCGATGTCGGTCTTGCCGGCGAAAATGTAGGAGACCTCGATCGAGCGCAGGTAGGCGAGGTAATCGTCGGCGACCGCTTCGGTCAGCACGGCGACCACGTGCGAACCCAGCGCTTCATTGCTTTTCCAGGCCACCTTGCCGTGACCATCGATGGCGATCGCATACGTGTCCGCATCGCGCTTGGCAAAGTAGTGGGTGCGCGGCAGCGGCGCCTTGGCCAGCCCTTTCGGATAGCCCTCGCCGTGGGCGATTTCTTCCATCGTGGTGCGGCCACAGATCCAGCCGTCGAACTCGAAAGTCTGGGCCAGTTTTTCGTAGAGGTCGCCTGCGGCTTTCTTGAACGGGCGGTCCCAGCCATCGGTCAGTGCGTGGCCGTCGAGCGAGGACATCATGTGGCAGATAACGTAGGGTTTCATCGGGTTCTCCGGGAGCGATACCATTGATATTGGGAAGACAAATTTTGGGTCTTGGCTTGACTTGGTGTTGTCGAACCAAAAATCAATGGGAAAGCGACGGCAGCATCGTACGCGCCGGAGTAGCGTCATATGTATTACGCAATCATATCGTGCGAAAATTTTCGACACTCGACTTGAGTTTCGCACCGCAACTGGTCACGTCGTCTTCAAAGGCGATCGAAACGCCTTTGATGTGATGACGCGGCGAACCGCTAACGATCTTGCATCCGTTATGCCCTGATATGGGACAAGTACAGGAATCGCCGACACAGGCGACAGGAATGCCTCCTACCTTGAAATTGCTGGCGGCCGTGCCGATCACTTTGCCGCCATGGGACGTGGTGTCGCCCAGCCGAATCACTTTACGCATAGTTGTTCCTTTTCATGCTTTGAATTCAATGCTGTGACGCGCTCTTTTGCGACTCTGCCGGCACTGCACCGGTGTGCAGGACCTCACCGACCGTGGGTGGCTTATAGTTTTCGGGATCGATAGCAGGTGTCACTTTGTGTTTGAACACATCTCGCCTTCCCTGTTTCTTGCGGCTTTCCTCGGTCGGCGGGCTGATGAACACGATGCTTGCGCCGGCAGGATCGCGCAGGTTGACGGCGGCCGACGTACCGCCTTCGATGTAGCTGCCCATGACGCCGAGCGCCATCTGCATGAAGAACGTGCTCGCTCCGGCATTGCCGATGCGGTGATCGGTATTGATGAACTGTGCGGTCTTGCCGGTGTCGATTTCCGGTCCGCCTTGCGCGGCATAACTGTATAGGGTGCCTTCGAATGCGAGCTGCTGCTCCACCTGCTTGCCGAATGCACCGACGATACGCGCCGGGCCTTTGGCCCGTTCGCCCGCCGGCAAGGTTTGCAGGGCTTGCTGCCAGCCCGATTCCAGGATCTTTTGGCGGTCGGCACGGCGCTTGACCGGCCGGCCGTGTCCGTCCTCGAATTTGACGAAGACCGGACGGTGGATATAACCCAGCGACGGCAAATTGTCGAAAGCTTGCATCTGGTTGCGGTTCCACGGAACGGGAAACCAGGGCGTCGGTTTCCAATCCTTGGGAGGGTCGTTCAGCCAGCGGCGGAAAGCGGCCAGCGAGATGTCGGCTTCTTTCTTGTCGAAGACTGGACGCTTGGCGAAGGCAGCGGCGGCGGTGAGCCATTCGGCAACCGTGGGCGGGCGACTCCTATTGAATACATCGTTATTGGCGAGCTTTTCAGGCGTGGGCACCGTGTCCTTCAATGCGTAATACATCCTGCGCAGGTTTTCCTGGAGATAGTCGTTGTCCGGATCGTTCCAGATGTATGGGCGCAACGGCTCGATTCTTTCACGGCGCGCCAGGACGAAAACGGCGGTTGAATCGGGCATCTCGGGTATGAAATAACCATCTGTGATAATTGGTGGACTGCCGGGAGCGCGTGAGATATGCCGCGCGACCGAGCTGTCGTCGGCCATGAGAACGGCATAAGGCAGGTCCGGATGGGCATCAAAGAACGCGAACACTTGCTCCAGCAACTGATCAGGGCGCTCTCCAAGCTGCCATGGTCCGGTGACGAACAGATGCCATGCCATTCCCGTGTTTTCCGCACTAGCTCCCATGCCCGCCATCGGCCGTATCTCGCTGGGCTCTTCGGCAGGGTCCAAGATGGCACTCCCGGCATAAAAAGTCGGCACGCCCCAGAACATCGGCGACGGCTCGACACCGTTCTCGAGCGCGTCGAGCGCACGTCCGCCGCTCACCCCAATCTTGTCGTCCGACGTCCACTCGTATTTGTTGGGATCCTTCTCGCGGATGCTGGTATAAGGCGTTCCTTGCTGCAGGATATCCCACAGCCTGCCCTGCCGGTATTTCTCGACCGTGACGCCCATGCCTATGACTTCCAGCACGTATTCACGGCGCACCTTTTCCATATGCGCCGCCGTTTCCTGGTCCTTGAGATGCCGCGTCTTTTGCTCCCACTCTTGCGAACGCGCATTGGCCCTGAAGGCCGCAACCAGCCAACCAGTACCGAACAGCAGCGCAACCGCTATCAGCGGCACGCCGAACCACCTGATCTTGTCCATCGTCGTCTCCATGTCAGCATTGGATAATTCCGGGTGCAATACCTGAAAATCGAACATCAGCCACAGTAGAAGCACGATTGGAAAACTCGCCACCGCGCCGGCAACATAGCGCCAGGCCTTGGGCTGCTTAACCGCCACCTTGTCTTCAACAAAAGTCGGCGCACTCATGTTTTCTCCGTCGGCAAATCCGGCCGGTTGATCCGGCTTCCACTCTTCGTTTCCGATATCACGATGTCACATAGTTTTCCTGTCAATAAGGGCAAACACGTCGGCAATCGTCCGCTGCTGTAATAAGCCACATTGCCTTCTATCAGTTCACGTCGCCACTTGGGCTCGCATCCGAGATAAGCGCTGTACTTTGTAATGAATTCGCTCCAGATCATCATTCCTGGACGAAGCTGGTCCCTAGGCGGAGGATTTTTCAGTCGCCAGTCCGCCACCGCACACAGGTAGGCGTAGAAATTGGGATCGCTCGATGCCTTGCCGCTGCCGATGGCAACGTCATACGCCGTCACCTGGCTGTGGTTCTTGCGGCTGTCAAAGATCGCGCTATGAAAGGATTTGGCGGACACTTCATGTTGCCAGCGCCGGCGCGCCGCGTTCGGGCTTTCCATGATGTCCGCCATTACCTTGCCGTCCGGGTAGCGAATGGCGCGTATCACGGTAAAGTTGTCGTTCGGGTCGGTACCATCAGGAAAACGTTCCTTGTTGTATGAAGCCGTCATCCGATCTAGTTCCGCTTTGCCAAGGTCTTGTGTCGTGCCGCCAGAATGAACCCGCCCGGTTTGGCCGACTTGGATGCCAGGGGATGTGCTCCGCAGCGTCGGGTCCGGCCGTTGTTCGCGCTGCACTTGGAGTCCGCCACTGGCGGTGACGGCGATCGCCGCAGTGATAGGATCCACTTCTTCGCATGGACCGCGATCGGCAGGCTTCAGGTTGGCATGCATCGAGTTCGCCGGGATCCTGTCGGCATCGATCTGGTTGCCGCGCATATCGGCCAGGCACGGCTTGGCCAGTGCTTCGCCATTGATCGTGCGGATACCGAGACGTCGTTGCTCGGGTTTGTCTTCAGGATGTGGCGGCCATGTGGCTATCGGCAGCGAACTACGCAAACTTCTTCCGCTGGACTCGACGTGCGCGTGATCGTCCTCGCCTGCCACACGCAGCACGAAGTCGTGCGGTGGCAGGCCGACCAGTACCGGTGCCGCTTTCCTGGTGCGAGGATCCGGGCGCTGCTTGGCGGTGAACACCCGCTGACGGAAGCTGTCGCCAAGCTCCTTCAGCGGCTGGCGTTTGACCGAGTGCGGCGTCCATTCCTGCCGTCGCACCATATCGACATCGCCGCCACGGCCCCACTTCTTTTTCACCGATTCGTAACTTGCCTGTAAACCTTCGATATGGTCCGGTATACCTTGCCAGCCGATACCGCGCATGTTCTCCAATGCGACTGTCATGTCCTCCGGGCTGAAATATAGATATACCTTGCCCCGGTTATCACGGTCGCCGTCCGGCTTCCAGCGACCTTCGACCATGCCATTGCAACCAGTCTCGGTGATCTGTGCAAAAACCGGTGCCGTTGCCTTGGCTTTCGCAATGCCCTGCACGATGTTGACCAGCGTCTGTAATCTTCCATGCAAACTTTGCACTCCCGAAATCTTGTCGTAATGCGGCTTCATTACTTCGTCGGTTCCGCCTGAAAATAAACTGACGGCACTGGCAGCCAATTTCCATTCATCTTCCAGGCTGTACGGCGGATGCGTAAGGATCAATGCGTCGGCCGTGCGCTCGCCCATTTCCATCAGGAATGCCTGGGCAAGCAAGCTGATGAGGCATCCCTGGCTGTGGGCGACAATCGTCACCGTGTCCTTGGGTTCGTAGTCGCGGATCATCGACACCAGGGCCGCCATGCGGCGCGCGGCCAGCACCATGTACATGTGCCCGGGGCCATCCTTCAGTGGCCGCAGAGGATCGCGCATCACATCGACCGGTGCTCCGACACCGCGATTCCACATATCGGGCAGCGTGCTGGTGGCATTGCCGAATGGGCCGCCGCCTTTCGACAAATCCTTGTCGAGGCGGTTGCCGTATCGATCGGTCTTCTGGCCATTGACGGTTTTTGTCTCGCTCCCGACTTCCCGAAAACCCCAGTAAAACGGAATTACCGGGCTATCCGTTTCCTTGTTTGTCTTGCGCTTGAAATACACCAGGTCCGGGTCGTCCACGACCTCGTCCTTGTCGGTCGGTGCTGTATAGGCCGCCGGCTTGAAATGGCGGAACAAGCGCTGTTCCAGCCCGGCGCACAAGCCCTCTTCCACCTCGCCAAAGCCACTACCGACATCGTTCACGCCATGGATGATGATGATGTTGCCCGGCTTGTCACGTGGGTGCTCGATGATCTTGTCGGCGGCCCGCTTGTGCTGTAGCACAGTACTGGTCTGGCTCGCCACGTATTCCGGTTTTGGATACTTGCCGCTCATGTTCGCTCCAGAAAATTATTGGTCGCCACCACGCAACAGACCGATATCGGCCATGTGCATCGCATCGCGCTCGATCAGGTCGGATTTGCCGTCGGCGCCACTACGCGCCTGAAGCGCAGTACCATCGCTGAGGGCAATCTTCAGTTTCGCGTCCTTGACGGCGCCACCGGGCGGCCGTTCGCCGTTCTCGAGCGGAATACCAGGTGCGTAGTGCACCGCCAGCTTCTGATCGGCACCGCCCTTGCCGAAAGCCGGGAATTGCGCCGCCATGGTTTCCGGTTCGTCGTAGAGAAAATCCGGCGCGTGGAACGTGAGCGGCTGTTTGCTGCCCAGCACAGGCGCACCGTCGCCCAGTTTCAGGAAAGAACCGTCTTCTGCCACCAGCAGGATCACCTTGGCGGAAATCGTGGCCATGCCGTCGGTGGCGCTCAGTTTCAGGTTTTTGGCGGCGTTGACGTCGGTGTCGTCGTGCTGGCTCTGAAGCAGCAGCTTGCCGAAATGGGCGATGGCACTGAGTCCATCGTTTTGAGCGAACAGTGAAATCCCTTTGCCGGCATGTACGCCGATATGCTGGCCGGCGGTCAGTTGCAGGTGTCGCTGGGCCACGCTATCGATATTGCGTGCCGAGTAGGTGACGATGGCCTTGCTGCTGGCGAAGCCGATGCCGGCCGGGGAGGTGATCCCGATCACCGGCTGGCCCGGCTCGACCGCATCGGGTGCGGTATTGCTGCCGTCCTCCCATTGCTTGAAGCAGGCCAGCAATTCGTCCTGCTCCTTGCCATCGATCGGTAGGCCGTTGTGTTCAGCCGCATGTTTGCCGAGAGACGTGCACAGTTCACCGCATTCGCGCAGCAGCATCAGGAAATCCTCGCGTGCAAGCTGGCTGCCTTTCGTGCGTGCACCGCCGAGTAATTTCCAGCTGCTGAGCAGGATGCCCTTGGCGGCGCGCAGGGCGATCGCTTCCTCGCTGCGCAACTCCGCACCTTCGCCGCGGGGCGCCGCCCTGCCATCCTGGCGTGGCTCGGTCAGGTATCCGAGATTCAGCTCGGTCGCGGCGTGATCGCTTGCCAGTTGCGCACTGATCTGGCCCGACGTGTCATCCAGCCGCAGCTGATTACCGCGCTTGCCACCCACCTCGCGCGAGCGGATTCCTGCTTGGTATCTGGTTGTCGGTAGTTCGCCTTCATGGCGAAACGCAGGTGGCGGCGCAGCACTGTTGTACAACTGACCGATGATGATAGGCTTGTCAGGATCGCCGCCAGCGAAGTCGACCAGGACTTCGGTACCAACGGGCGGCAACAAGCGTGTGCCGGCCTCTCCATGCGGGCCGATGGCACTGCCGGCCCAGCCGGACACCACACGTACCCAAGCCGAGTCTGCGTCCGAATTGGCGCTGCCGGCACCGCCTGCATGCGCATGGTCTTGCGGACGCATTTCCGCAAAACGGATCTTGACGCGCCCAAGTTCGTCGCACCACACCTCTTCCTTGGCCGGACCGACCACGATGGCCGTCTGTAATGCCGGGCGCAGCAGCATGGCAGGCGGCGGCACGATGCGAATGCCGCGCCGCACGCAGGTGAAGCGCGACTGGTAACGAACCGGCCGCTTGGCGTCGTCGGTGAAAACCGCATAATCTCCCTGATCCCAACCATTACGTCCGAACAGACGCGCGACCCGGGCGCTGATCTCGACAGGCAGATTATTGGCAGCCGCGATCTGCTGAGCCGTGATCACGAATTCGCGTTCGCTTGCCACATGGGTATCGATTTCCGAATGTCCTTCGAGACTGAACCATTCGCCCACTGCAAAGTCGCGTATACCGCCTTCGCCGAAAAAAGATTTGGCCTCATATTCATAGTACGCCATGCGTGCATCGGCCAGTTCGCCGAGGTCACGTGCATCGTTACCAGCATGCGGCGCCATGACGCAATAATCATCAAGCGTGGCAGCCACTTCGTTCCCGCGTTTGCCTTGGTCGACGACGGATTGTGAATGCGCTGCCATGAACGCGCCACCGGATGGCTGTTTGTAGTCCCAACTATGCAAGGACGAACTGCCAGGTTGCAGGTAACGTGCGGCACTCCATCCGGTGACGGCATCACGCTGTTCGGTAGCCGCATCACGGTGAAAACGAACGCTCTCCGCCATATTGCGTGGTAGTCGACGCGGGTCCTTGAACATGACCAGGGTATGGCCGATAGCATCGACCTGATTATGTCTATCGCCACGCTGCGGTAATCCACTGCGAAAAAACCATGCGATACCACGTCGTTGCAGCAGACGCCGGATGAACGCAGCATCGGACTCGTTATGCTGCATGATGAATTCGCGTTTCGGAAATTTGCTGTCGAGCCCAGCTTCGATATGAAAATCGAAGCTCGCACACAATACACCGCTGCGCTTGAGCCATTCGCCAAGAATTATTTTGACGACGTCCAATTCGTTCTGATTGCGGAATATGCGGGTATTGATTCGCTTGTCCATGACCGATAAGGCATCGCGTATCGTGAGTTGATAGGTCGCGAGTGCTCCATCGCTCTGGCCGGATGCCATCTCTGTGACGATGCCGCAAATGCGGCGCTGTTGGCCCCTATCGGTAACGATACGCAATTCAGCCGGCAACCCGATAAATTCTTTCAGGGCTAACTGTGCATTTTTTGAAACACACAAGACGCGATAAACGAAGCCATCGAACATGGCTTCCTTTCCGATCAACCGCTGCGGTAGCAACAGATCGGCAGGTAGGCCTCCTGACTGTGCCAAGGCAAGGCCAATTGGGCGGTCACGTGTGACAAGGGTATATTGCATCAGGTCGAGCGCCTGAGCTGTATCGCCTTCTGCCATGGTCTGTTCCTTCCTGGATAAGCGAGTCAGGTGCTGACCCAAGGAAGAATTATTGGCGACCGATCAATGATAAATAATGCGTTATCGCAACTAGCTATTTACTGTTGCGTTTATCGTAAATGACTTTATTACTGACATTACGCAATAAACTATTAGCGCATAAATTTTCAGAGCACCATGAAATAGCTTGGCTATTGCACTATTTGTAGTTACAACAAGAAAGTCTTACCAGTCTGTGACGGTGTAATCAAGTCCCCGCCCGACTCATCCTTCAACCCCACCCCGCTCCCCCCGCGCCGCCACGCCTCGGCCAGCAGCCAATGCAGCCTGGCCGCCGCTTCCGCACACTGCATCCCCGCCGGCCGCACGTTCGAAATGCAATTGCGGCTCTCGTCAGTCAGCCCCACGCGCGGCTGCCAAGTCATGTACAGCCCCATGCTGTCGGGCGAGCTGAGACCAGGCCGCTCGCCGACCAGCACCACCACCATCCGCGCCCCCAGCAATTCGCCGACCTCGTCGCCGACCGCCACCCGCCCCTGCCCGACGATGGCCAGCGGCGCCAGCGACCACCCTTGCGCGGCGATGCGCGCCTGCAGCGCCTGCAGGAAGGGCAAGGCATTCTGCTCGATCGCCAGCGCCGACAAGCCGTCGGCCAGCACCACGGCCAGGTCGTATCCACCGGCCCGCGAAGCCGCATGCGCGTGCAACGCCGCGCGCGAGGCCGCATCCAGCCGCCGTCCCAGGTCCGGCCGCTGCAGGTAGACGTGACGGTCGGCCGCCGCGCTGTGCAGCAGCAGGCACGGCCCGGGCAGCGACGGCAGTCCCTCTTCCAACGCCTGGCGCAGGCGCGGCACGTCCAGCGCCAGGTGCACCGCATCGCGCGCCCGCGCGTGGTCGAGCTGGAACGCCAGTTGCGCCGCGGTCGGCTGGCTGATGCCGGCGCGGCCCAGGGCAATGCGCGCGCCGGTGAAGCGGCGCAGCGCTTGCCACGGATTGTCGATCACGGTGGGCTCGCTCATGAGGTCTCCTTTGCGGACAGTTGCAGCAGCGCGCCCTGGAACGCCGCCGGCACGCCCTGCCCCAGCTGTGCCACGCCCTCGCCTTCGAAGATGCCGATACTGCGCAGCCAGGCCGCGAATTCCGGCGCCGGCGACAGGCCCAGCACCCGGCGCGCATACAGCGCATCGTGGAACGACGTGGTCTGGTAGTTCAGCATGATGTCGTCCGATCCCGGAATACCCATGACGAAGTTGCAGCCGGCCGCGCCCAGCATGGTCAGCAGAACATCCATGTCGTCCTGGTCGGCCTCGGCGTGGTTGGTATAGCAGACGTCGCAGCCCATCGGCAGGCCGAGCAGCTTGCCGCAGAAATGGTCTTCCAGGCCGGCGCGGGTGATCTGCTTGCCGTCGTACAGGTATTCCGGCCCCATGAAGCCGACCACGGTGTTCACCAGCAGCGGCTGATACCGTCGCGCCACCGCGTAGGCGCGCGCCTCGCAGGTCTGCTGGTCGACGCCGTGGTGGGCGCCGGCCGACAGTGCGCTGCCCTGGCCGGTCTCGAAATACATGACGTTGCTGCCGAGCGTGCCGCGTCCCAGCGACAGCGCGGCTTGGCGTCCTTCTTCCAGCAGCTTCAGGTCGATGCCGAAGCTGGCGTTGGCGGCTTGCGTGCCGGCGATCGACTGGAACACCAGGTCGACCGGCGCGCCGCGTTCGATCGCGGCGATGGTGTTGGTGATGTGGGTCAGCACGCAGCTTTGCGTCGGAATGCCATAACGGCCGATGATCTCGTCGAGCATGCCGACGATGCGCGTCACTTGCCCGACGTTGTCGGTGGCCGGGTTGATACCGATGACGGCGTCGCCGGCGCCGTACATCAGGCCGTCGAACAGGCTGGCGGCGATGCCGGAGGCGTCGTCGGTCGGGTGGTTCGGCTGCAGGCGCGTGGACAAGGTGCCGGCCAGGCCGATGGTGTTGCGAAAGCGCGTGACGACGCGGCATTTGCGCGCCACCAGCACCAGGTCCTGGATGCGCATGATCTTCGAGACCGCCGCCGCCATTTCCGGCGTGATGCCGGGCGCCACCCGTGCCAGCGTGGCGCCGTCGGCGGCGTCGCCCAGCAGCCAGTCGCGCAAGTCGCCGACCGTCAGGTGGCGGACCGGCTGGAAGGCGGCGGCGTCGTGCGTATCGACGATCAGGCGCGTGACCTCGTCTTCTTCGTAGGGGATGACGGCTTCGTCGAGGAAGCGCGTGAGCGGCAGCGCTGCCAGGGCCATCTGCGCGGCCACGCGTTCCTCGGCGCTGGCGGCGCCCACGCCGGCCAGGTAATCGCCGGAACGCACCGGCGTGGCCTTGGCCAGCAATTCGCGCAAATCGGCGAATACGTAGGTGCGGCTGCCGATCACATGGGTATACCTGCTCATCGCTGCGACCCTCCTTGCGCCGATTGTAAAGCGTCAGGACATGAAACGTCAGGACATCGTGCCCGGCACGATATCGACGCCGATCTGCTGTGCCAGCGCCAGCAGTTCGCCGTACGCGGCCGGGTCCGCGGTCAGGCTGCGCGTGGCGCCCTCGCGGCGCAGCGTGGCGGGCGCGATGCGGTCGCCGAACAGCACCATGGCGCGCGCGCTGTCGTCCTGGCGCGAGGTCCAGCACAGGCCCTGCACGTCGGGACAGGCGGCGTGGATGGCCGCGGCCCAGCGGCGCGTGACGGGATAGCGGTCCTTGTCGGTGTCGATCAGGCGGTTGCGCGCCACGCCCAGCTTGCGCAGCGTCCTGCTGCCCAGGTCGGCCAGCACCAGGTCGCGCAGCGGCCGCAGGCGCGAATGCACCTGTCCGGCCAGCTTGGCCTTGTCGTAGGTCTTGAAGCCGGCCGTGAAAGGCACGTCGTGGAACACTGTTTCCATGGCGGCGCAGACGAAGCTGGCACCGCCGTACAGGGTCGGGACCGGGGCGCCGGCGGCGTCCTGGATCGGGCTGAAGCGGGCATTGCCCAGCATGCCGGGATTGAAGGCGTCGGCGCCGTAGCGCTCGAGGTGGATGCGGTGGAAGAGGCAGTCTTGCGGCCAGGTAGTGCGCGACACGTGCAAGTCATGCGGCGGAAGATCGCCGGACGGCAGAATTGCCGCCTCATCCATGGAGCGGGCCTTCCAGTTCGTCGCGGGCGGCGGCGAGTACCCGTTGCGGGTCGGCGGCCAGCACGTCCTTGGGGCGCTTGCCGCCCAGGTAACCGTTGTCGGACATGAACCAGTAGGCCAGGCCCCAGCCATCCTTGGCGGCGCCGAAGGCCTTCAATATGTCGGCCATGGCCTTGCGCGGGCGGTAGCCGGTGTGCGCATCCAGCGCATAGGCGGGAAAATAATCGATGCCGTGATGGCGGATGGCGAAGATGGCGCCGTCGCGCTTCCACTTGTTGGGCTGGGCGCTGGGGTTGCTGGCGCTGAACTGCGCCATGTCGGCGACTTGCGCCGCGGTCAGCCAGTCGCCGCTGCCGATCACCGCGGTGCGCGCCCGCGCCAGCATGGCCGCTTCCTTGAGTTCGTTGGGCGTGGGCGGCGTCTTCGGCACCAGCGCCTCGACGATCATTTCGAGCGATTCGCGGCGCTGTGTTTCCACCAGGCGCCGCACGATGTGGACCACGTTGGCCATGGTCTCGGTGATGGCTTCGGTCTCGCGCGCGCTGGCGGGGGCGAATCCGAGGGCCACGACCTGCTCGACATCCAGCTTTTCGAGCTTCCTGCGCACATCCTCGGGCGCACCGGCCAAGGTGGAAATCGCCGATGTATCCTGTTTCAGGGCCGCACTCATGTTGCCTCCCGCCGTCGATGAGATGAATTACCTTGGTTTCATCATAATCTAAATAATCGGATGACGCCATGGGTGTCCGGCCGATGCCTTTGACGCCGCCGCTGTCGATACTGTCGCGCCGATGCCTCGGTATTGCTCCAAAGCGACACAAATACTTCTACAATAGGTTGATTCACAGAAACCCTCGCCAACTTACTCCCTATGCAACCGGACTTGTTCCTCTTTGCCGCGCCCGCGACAGTCGCGGCAACCATCGTTGCCGCCCTCTTCGGTGTGCTGATCGGCAGCTTCCTGAATGTGGTGGCGCACCGCCTGCCGATCATGTCGCAGCGCGAACTCGACAATTACATCGCCGATGAAAGCGGCAAGGAATTGCCGCACCAGGACGTCTTCAACCTGATGACGCCACGGTCGC
The genomic region above belongs to Massilia forsythiae and contains:
- a CDS encoding type II secretion system F family protein; the protein is MATTSAQLRAGGAQVKEHVFAWEGRDKTGKIVRGEMRAGGETIVNVTLRRQGIMVTKVKKKAYRSGKKIVDKDLTLFTRQLATMMKAGVPLLQSFDIVGKGHANPSMSKLILDLRGDIETGTSLNNAFRKYPLYFDPLFCNLVGAGEQAGILEDLLTRLAIYKEKTLALKAKIKSALMYPISILAIAFIVTAVIMIWVVPAFKEVFTSFGADLPAPTLIVMGISDFVVKWWYLIFGSLFGSLYFFFQAWRRSPNMQAAMDRLLLRLPVFGGVIRKATIARWTRTLATMFAAGVPLVEALDSVGGASGNAVYVDATRRIQTEVSTGTSLTVAMQNANVFPNMVTQMVSIGEESGALDGMLGKVADFYEEEVDEAVAALSSLMEPMIMVILGVLIGGLVIAMYLPIFKLGSVV
- a CDS encoding translational machinery protein, whose amino-acid sequence is MAFNNTIVWLDHTKAQVIHFDKDASDTESFKTHSSHPHPHQKHGDNHVNGDDNTLFHKDIANALTDSQQILVVGPSEEKKVFVTYLTEKMPAIAAKIKAVETVDHPSEGQLLAYAREHFVSSGGMR
- a CDS encoding dihydrofolate reductase family protein, whose protein sequence is MKPYVICHMMSSLDGHALTDGWDRPFKKAAGDLYEKLAQTFEFDGWICGRTTMEEIAHGEGYPKGLAKAPLPRTHYFAKRDADTYAIAIDGHGKVAWKSNEALGSHVVAVLTEAVADDYLAYLRSIEVSYIFAGKTDIDLALVLQILSDELGTKRLVVEGGPHVSGSFVNAGLVDEVSVLILPLVDGRGEHPSSFEIAKEAWTRPSYLTLASADVQEGGAVWLRYKRH
- a CDS encoding PAAR domain-containing protein, encoding MRKVIRLGDTTSHGGKVIGTAASNFKVGGIPVACVGDSCTCPISGHNGCKIVSGSPRHHIKGVSIAFEDDVTSCGAKLKSSVENFRTI
- a CDS encoding type VI lipase adapter Tla3 domain-containing protein, translating into MSAPTFVEDKVAVKQPKAWRYVAGAVASFPIVLLLWLMFDFQVLHPELSNADMETTMDKIRWFGVPLIAVALLFGTGWLVAAFRANARSQEWEQKTRHLKDQETAAHMEKVRREYVLEVIGMGVTVEKYRQGRLWDILQQGTPYTSIREKDPNKYEWTSDDKIGVSGGRALDALENGVEPSPMFWGVPTFYAGSAILDPAEEPSEIRPMAGMGASAENTGMAWHLFVTGPWQLGERPDQLLEQVFAFFDAHPDLPYAVLMADDSSVARHISRAPGSPPIITDGYFIPEMPDSTAVFVLARRERIEPLRPYIWNDPDNDYLQENLRRMYYALKDTVPTPEKLANNDVFNRSRPPTVAEWLTAAAAFAKRPVFDKKEADISLAAFRRWLNDPPKDWKPTPWFPVPWNRNQMQAFDNLPSLGYIHRPVFVKFEDGHGRPVKRRADRQKILESGWQQALQTLPAGERAKGPARIVGAFGKQVEQQLAFEGTLYSYAAQGGPEIDTGKTAQFINTDHRIGNAGASTFFMQMALGVMGSYIEGGTSAAVNLRDPAGASIVFISPPTEESRKKQGRRDVFKHKVTPAIDPENYKPPTVGEVLHTGAVPAESQKSASQH